The following nucleotide sequence is from Scyliorhinus torazame isolate Kashiwa2021f chromosome 4, sScyTor2.1, whole genome shotgun sequence.
ATGCCGGACCACCTGTGCCGCCAAAGACTTTGGCTAACTAGGGAGACCGTGCATCACCTATGCCAGATGATAACGCACTTGACACCTTGTGGGTATGGAAGCGGATACCcagtcctggtggccgtcaagatgaCTGCCGTCCTGAATCTTTAtgtctctgggtctttccaggggccgagCGGGGACCtttctgggatctctcagacatcCGTACACAAATGGATCTGCACTGTGACAGGTGCCCTATGCGCCTGGGCAGCGGACTATGTAAACTTCAATATGGACcaaccccaccaggatgcccgggcagcaaaaTTTGCCGTCATCGCTGacatgcctcaggtccagggggtaattgatggaacACAAGTTCCCCGAGCACCAGCTCATCAGGGGGTTCCCTTCATCAATCAGAAAGGCTTCCACTCCCTGAGTGTGAagttggtgtgcgaccaccagTTGCATATCATGCACCAATACCCAGGCGACGTGCACAATGTATACATCCTGGATCACCCGTTGGTTCCCGGTACCTTCGAGGTACTCCCTCGGATGAGGGGTTTGTTCTTGGGCGACAACTGTTAcctgctgaggtcttggctaatgataCCTGTTCGGAGGCCCCAGACCGATGTGGTGAACTACTATAACGacacacatgcagcaaccaggagcgtcattgGGCGGTGCATCGACGCTCTAAAAATGctataagggtccttcctgtttattcccccgTATTTGtcctttattttattttgccattcttattttgatccatggatgattaatgg
It contains:
- the LOC140411442 gene encoding putative nuclease HARBI1; translation: MPDHLCRQRLWLTRETVHHLCQMITHLTPCGYGSGYPVLVAVKMTAVLNLYVSGSFQGPSGDLSGISQTSVHKWICTVTGALCAWAADYVNFNMDQPHQDARAAKFAVIADMPQVQGVIDGTQVPRAPAHQGVPFINQKGFHSLSVKLVCDHQLHIMHQYPGDVHNVYILDHPLVPGTFEVLPRMRGLFLGDNCYLLRSWLMIPVRRPQTDVVNYYNDTHAATRSVIGRCIDALKML